The DNA window AGCCGGCTCTTGGCCAAGGCGTGCTTTGCCGAGCCGGACGCGCCGGCGGACACCGCCGTCGAACTGGCCGCGGAACTGCGGCTGATGGCCGACTGGCTCGGGCTCGCCGAGGTGGTTGTGTCCCCGGTAGGGGACCTTTCCGCCAGTGTCGCGGCCGCCGTCAATGCGCCGGCGCCGCCGTATCCGCTCTGAGGGAACAGGCGCAACGTGCTGTGCGTCTCTCCCGTAGACTGAACACGCCAGAATTCGGCAGCATGAGACTGGGAGCAACTTCACGTGGCATCACTAATCGAAAAACTTCTCCGCACGGGTGACAAGAAAACCCTGAGGCAACTGCGGAACTATGCCGATTCCATTAACGCCCTTGAAGACTCATTCAAAACTTTCACCGATGCTGAGCTGCGTGAAGAAACGGACCGGCTCCGGGCCCGCCACCAGGACGGTGAAACGCTCGACGATCTCCTTCCCGAGGCCTTTGCCGCTGTCCGGGAAGCGTCCTCCCGCACCTTGGGCATGCGCCACTTTGACGTACAGCTCATGGGCGGTGCGGCGCTTCACCTCGGCAACATCGCGGAGATGAAAACCGGTGAAGGCAAGACGCTTGTGGCCACCGCTCCGGCCTATCTCAACGCCCTGGCCGGCAACGGCGTTCACGTTGTCACCGTGAATGACTACCTGGCCGAATACCAGTCGGAACTGATGGGCCGCGTCTACCGGTTCCTCGGCCTCAGCAGCGGCTGCATCCTTTCCAACCAGGACCCGTCGGTCCGCCGGGAGCAGTACGCCGCCGACATCACGTACGGCACCAACAACGAATTCGGCTTCGACTACCTGCGCGACAACATGGCCTGGGACCAGTCCGAGCTCGTCCAGCGCGGACACCACTTTGCGATCGTGGATGAAGTCGACTCCATCCTGATCGACGAGGCCCGGACCCCGCTGATCATCTCCGGCCCCGCCCAGGGTGACACCAACCGCTGGTACAGCGAGTTCGCGAAGGTCGTGCTCCGCCTGCAGCCGGACCACGACTACGAAGTCGACGAAAAGAAGCGCACAGTCGGCGTCCTCGAAAGCGGGATCGAAAAGGTCGAGGACTACCTGGGCATCCAGAATCTCTACGAATCCGCCAACACGCCGCTGATCGGTTTCCTCAACAACGCCATTAAGGCCAAGGAACTGTTCAAGCGGGACAAGGACTACGTCATCCTGGACGGCGAAGTGCTCATCGTCGACGAGCACACCGGCCGTATTCTCGCCGGCCGCCGCTACAACGAGGGCATGCACCAGGCGATCGAAGCCAAAGAAGGCGTCGAAATCAAGGCCGAGAACCAGACCCTCGCCACGGTGACGCTGCAGAACTACTTCCGCATGTACGGCAAACTCTCCGGCATGACCGGCACCGCGGAAACAGAAGCCGCGGAATTCATGAGCACCTACAAGCTGGGCGTCGTCGCCATCCCGACCAACCGGGACATGCAGCGGATCGACCAGTCTGACCTCGTCTACAAGAACGAAGCCGTCAAGTTCGACGCCGTCGTCCGGGACATCGCTGAGCGCCACGAAAAGGGCCAGCCCGTCCTGGTGGGCACCACGAGCGTCGAGAAGAGCGAATACCTCTCACGGCTGCTCGCCAAGGAAGGCATCCGCCACGAGGTCCTCAACGCCAAGAACCACGCCCGTGAGGCCGCCATCGTGGCTCAGGCTGGCCGCAAGGGAGCCGTGACCGTCGCCACCAACATGGCCGGCCGCGGTACTGACATCATGCTCGGCGGCAACGCCGAGTTCACGGCCATCGCCGAGCTTGCCCAGCGCGGCCTTGACCCGGAGGAGAACTCCGAAGAGTACGAGGCCGCATGGCCTGCCGCCCTCGCGGCTGCCAAGCAGGCCGTCAAGGACGAGCACGAAGAGGTGCTGGATCTCGGCGGCCTCTATGTCCTGGGCACCGAGCGCCACGAATCACGCCGGATCGACAACCAGCTGCGCGGCCGCTCCGGACGCCAGGGAGACCCGGGCGAGTCCCGCTTCTACCTCTCACTCACCGACGACCTCATGCGGCTGTTCAACTCAGGCGCAGCGGAGCGCCTGATGAACAGCTCCGTGCCTGACGATGTGGCGCTTGAATCCAAACTCGTCTCCCGTGCCATCGCGTCGGCCCAGGGCCAGGTCGAGGGCAGGAATGCCGAGCAGCGCAAGAACGTCCTGAAGTACGACGACGTCCTCAACCGCCAGCGCGAGGCAATCTACGGCGACCGCCGTCGGATCCTTGAGGGCGACGACCTCCACGAGAAGGTCCAGTACTTCATCGAAGACACCATCAACGCCCTGATCGACGCCGCCACCGCCGAGGGCAACGGCGACGACTGGGACTTCGACCAGCTCTGGACGAACCTCAAGACGCTCTATCCCGTCAGCGTCACGGCGCACGACGTCATCGATGAGGCCGGCGGAAAGTCCCGGATCACGGTTGAATTCCTGAAGGAAGAGATCCTGTCCGACGCGCGGCTCATGTACCAGGCCCGCGAGGAAACCATCGGTTCCGAAAGCATGCGCGAGCTTGAGCGGCGCGTTGTCCTTTCCGTCATCGGCCGCAAATGGCAGGAACACCTGTATGAGATGGACTACCTGAAGGAGGGCATCGGCCTGCGCGCCATGGCCCAGCGCGATCCGCTGGTCGAGTACCAGCGCGAGGGCTTCACGATGTTCCAGGCCATGATGGAAGCCATCCGCGAGGAGAGCGTCGGGTTCCTGTTCAACCTTGAGGTTGAAGTCACCCCTGCCGAGGACGTGGTCATTGCCGATGCCGCGGGCGGCCACACCGAACACCACGAGCCGCAGATCCACGCCGCCGGGCTGGAAGCTCCCGAGAAGCCGGCCCAGCTGCAGTACACGGCGCCGGGTGAAGACGGCGGGGCCCAGACGCGCATTGAGGGCAGGTCCACCGGGCGCTCGGGAAACCCGGCCAAGGCCGGATCGCAGGACCGCCGTGATGCCAAGAAGAAGAAGCGTTAGGACTTAGGGCGTCTGTAAGAACAAAGTGAGGGACCGGAGCAGTTGCTCCGGTCCCTCACTGCTTCCGGGCCGGCTCATCCGATTTCAAGGGCGGTCACGCGCCAGACCTGCTTGCTTCGTTCCAACCGGACGGCGACAGCCCGTGTCCGAAGTTCGTCGATCACCACCGCGCTGGCTTCGTAGATGTCCGGTGTCACCTCACAGGCCCGAACCGACCTGACCGTGGGGTTCCGGTGCAGGCCGCCCAGCCTGCGCGGTGACCTGGCTGCCTCGTGGCGGATCAGGGAGACACGGTGCTGCAGGGCCGTCAGGCAGCGCTGGTCCAGCCGGCGCGCCAGCTGATGGATCGGCCGCGTGCCGGCAAGGACCTCAATGGCGGCCTGGACCGTGGCTCTCGTAATGGCGTGGATTTCGCGCATTTCCTCCGTCCCCGCGGCCCGGATGGAAGGGGCAAACTGGGGCCTTGCGGTGCCCGCGCTCCGGACGGGAGTTAAAGCAGTCATGATTCGGTCCTTTGGTTGCAGTGGCATGGCGGGACGGCAGTTGCACGGACGGATCACCCACCCGCGGGTCACGGGACAGGTGGCGTGAGGACCTGCCCCGGGAGCAGGACGTCCGGGTCCGCGCCGATGACGTTGCGGTTGGCTTCATACCAGCGGGGCCATTGCGCGGCGATTTCGACGTCGCTCGCCGCGGGGCCCAACGCCCGGGCAGCGATGGCCCACAGGGAATCACCGGCCCGCACGGCCACTTCCGTGCCTGCGGTGTTCGGAAGCTGGCGGGCTGACCTGACCGGGACGGCGGCCACCAGCCGCGGCTCCGTGACCGGCGCGCGCGGCTTCCACTGGGGCTGGAGATCCGGTGCCCCGGGTAGCGGGCGGCCGGAAACATCGGGTTCTTCGGCTGGCCGGTTCCGGCCGGCCGTGGAGGGTCCGGCTGTGGGCGTCCAGGCGGCCGACACGGCGGCCCGGCTGTTTGATGACACCGGCGCTGCGGGCGCTGCGTCCGCGTGGGCCAGGGGCGCCCCCATCAGTTGCAGGCCCAGGGCAGCGAGGGCCAGCCTGCGCATGAAGACGGGGCTGAACCCTCCGGTGACGGCGGCCGCACGCTTCCGACCCGCGCGCTCCAGCAAAGCAGCTGCAATGGCCGCAGCCAGGGACAGCACCCACCACGACACCACCGCCAGGCCGGCAGCGCTGGCCAACAGGCCGAGGAGATCCTCGAATCCGAGGGACCGCCTGTAGGAGGCGGAACGCTGCCATTGCTCCAGCAGCCTGCTGCCCGCAAACGCCAGGAACAGCCCGAGGCCCAGGATGACCAGCGCCAGGGCGGCGTCGGACCTGATCGGTCTGGCTGACTGTGGCTCGCCGGTCATGTCGTCCCTCTCGTTTAATACATTTTGATATAGTTT is part of the Arthrobacter sp. KBS0703 genome and encodes:
- the secA gene encoding preprotein translocase subunit SecA, whose protein sequence is MASLIEKLLRTGDKKTLRQLRNYADSINALEDSFKTFTDAELREETDRLRARHQDGETLDDLLPEAFAAVREASSRTLGMRHFDVQLMGGAALHLGNIAEMKTGEGKTLVATAPAYLNALAGNGVHVVTVNDYLAEYQSELMGRVYRFLGLSSGCILSNQDPSVRREQYAADITYGTNNEFGFDYLRDNMAWDQSELVQRGHHFAIVDEVDSILIDEARTPLIISGPAQGDTNRWYSEFAKVVLRLQPDHDYEVDEKKRTVGVLESGIEKVEDYLGIQNLYESANTPLIGFLNNAIKAKELFKRDKDYVILDGEVLIVDEHTGRILAGRRYNEGMHQAIEAKEGVEIKAENQTLATVTLQNYFRMYGKLSGMTGTAETEAAEFMSTYKLGVVAIPTNRDMQRIDQSDLVYKNEAVKFDAVVRDIAERHEKGQPVLVGTTSVEKSEYLSRLLAKEGIRHEVLNAKNHAREAAIVAQAGRKGAVTVATNMAGRGTDIMLGGNAEFTAIAELAQRGLDPEENSEEYEAAWPAALAAAKQAVKDEHEEVLDLGGLYVLGTERHESRRIDNQLRGRSGRQGDPGESRFYLSLTDDLMRLFNSGAAERLMNSSVPDDVALESKLVSRAIASAQGQVEGRNAEQRKNVLKYDDVLNRQREAIYGDRRRILEGDDLHEKVQYFIEDTINALIDAATAEGNGDDWDFDQLWTNLKTLYPVSVTAHDVIDEAGGKSRITVEFLKEEILSDARLMYQAREETIGSESMRELERRVVLSVIGRKWQEHLYEMDYLKEGIGLRAMAQRDPLVEYQREGFTMFQAMMEAIREESVGFLFNLEVEVTPAEDVVIADAAGGHTEHHEPQIHAAGLEAPEKPAQLQYTAPGEDGGAQTRIEGRSTGRSGNPAKAGSQDRRDAKKKKR
- a CDS encoding Rv3235 family protein; this encodes MTALTPVRSAGTARPQFAPSIRAAGTEEMREIHAITRATVQAAIEVLAGTRPIHQLARRLDQRCLTALQHRVSLIRHEAARSPRRLGGLHRNPTVRSVRACEVTPDIYEASAVVIDELRTRAVAVRLERSKQVWRVTALEIG
- a CDS encoding LysM peptidoglycan-binding domain-containing protein; translation: MTGEPQSARPIRSDAALALVILGLGLFLAFAGSRLLEQWQRSASYRRSLGFEDLLGLLASAAGLAVVSWWVLSLAAAIAAALLERAGRKRAAAVTGGFSPVFMRRLALAALGLQLMGAPLAHADAAPAAPVSSNSRAAVSAAWTPTAGPSTAGRNRPAEEPDVSGRPLPGAPDLQPQWKPRAPVTEPRLVAAVPVRSARQLPNTAGTEVAVRAGDSLWAIAARALGPAASDVEIAAQWPRWYEANRNVIGADPDVLLPGQVLTPPVP